From the Cervus elaphus chromosome 20, mCerEla1.1, whole genome shotgun sequence genome, one window contains:
- the TRIM46 gene encoding tripartite motif-containing protein 46 isoform X3 yields the protein MKAKAAAGRSHRRRTDRTSMKNMEKELLCPVCQEMYKQPLVLPCTHSVCQACAREVLGQQGYIGHGGDPSSEPTSPASTPSTRSPRLSRRTLPKPDRLDRLLKSGFGTYPGRKRGALHPQVIMFPCPACQGDVELGERGLAGLFRNLTLERVVERYRQSVSVGGAILCQLCKPPPLEATKGCTECRATFCNECFKLFHPWGTQKAQHEPTLPTLSFRPKGLMCPDHKEEVTHYCKTCQRLVCQLCRVRRTHSGHKITPVLSAYQALKDKLTKSLTYILGNQDTVQTQICELEETVRHTEVSGQQAKEEVSQLVRGLGAVLEEKRASLLQAIEECQQERLARLSAQIQEHRSLLDGSGLVGYAQEVLKETDQPCFVQAAKQLHNRISRATEALQTFRPAASSSFRHCQLDVGREMKLLTELNFLRVPEAPVIDTQRTFAYDQIFLCWRLPPHSPPAWHYTIEFRRTDVPAQPGPTRWQRREEVRGTSALLENPDTGSVYVLRVRGCNKAGYGEYSEDVHLHTPPAPVLHFFLDGRWGTSRERLAISKDQRAVRSVPGLPLLLAAERLLTGCHLSVDVVLGDVAVTQGRSYWACAVDPASYLVKVRPGQWTRQRCRGRHRGGVAALRFPDHRHGQDPAGGWGQLERGADREGRPGGQLHGAPAAPPGHLPGLREGSCFLPGCRVLPRAPGVPPGLLGPCVPCLLLHRGWRSTATGARGHQAREEGHHWGLRQAGLTLPGLCGASGSWVLSLVASPSSSSSHVVLSRPLSVFPRPFLTKGLSSAHLSGCPPFSLLPVNPGSCPHHVSAPCAALGILPESWRQPLPHPCPVLPPQAGWEGRHPEHWACSPALPSALPSSLPHPC from the exons ACGAGCATGAAGAACATGGAGAAGGAGCTGCTGTGCCCCGTGTGTCAAGAAATGTATAAGCAGCCGCTGGTGCTGCCGTGCACCCACAGCGTGTGCCAGGCCTGCGCCCGGGAGGTGCTGGGCCAGCAGGGCTACATAGGCCATGGTGGGGACCCCAGCTCTgagcccacttctcctgcctccaCCCCATCCACCCGAAGCCCTCGCCTCTCCCGCAGAACTCTCCCCAAACCAGACCGCTTGGACCGGCTGCTTAAGTCAG GCTTTGGGACATACCCCGGGCGGAAGCGAGGTGCTCTGCACCCCCAGGTGATCATGTTCCCGTGCCCAGCCTGCCAGGGTGATGTGGAGCTGGGGGAgcggggcttggcagggcttttccGGAACCTGACCCTGGAGCGTGTGGTGGAGCGGTACCGCCAGAGTGTGAGTGTGGGCGGCGCCATCCTGTGCCAGCTATGCAAGCCCCCGCCACTAGAGGCCACCAAGGGCTGTACCGAGTGCCGCGCCACCTTCTGCAATGAGTGCTTCAAGCTCTTCCATCCCTGGGGCACCCAGAAGGCCCAGCATGAACCCACCctgcccaccctctcctttcgCCCCAAG GGACTAATGTGTCCAGATCACAAAGAAGAGGTGACCCATTACTGCAAGACGTGCCAACGACTGGTGTGCCAGCTCTGCCGCGTGCGGCGCACCCACAGCGGCCACAAAATCACACCCGTGCTCAGTGCCTACCAGGCCCTCAAG GACAAGCTGACAAAGAGCCTGACATACATCCTGGGGAACCAGGACACAGTGCAGACCCAGATCTGTGAGCTGGAGGAGACCGTGAGGCACACGGAG GTGAGTGGTCAGCAGGCCAAGGAGGAGGTGTCCCAGCTGGTgcgggggctgggggctgtgCTGGAGGAGAAGCGGGCGTCACTGCTTCAAGCCATTGAGGAGTGTCAGCAGGAACGGCTGGCCCGTCTCAGCGCCCAGATCCAGGAGCACCGGAGCCTGCTGGATGGCTCAGGTCTGGTGGGCTACGCTCAGGAGGTTCTTAAGGAAACAGACCAGCCTTGCTTTGTGCAAGCAGCCAAACAACTGCACAACAG GATTTCCCGAGCCACAGAGGCCCTCCAGACATTCCGGCCAGCTGCCAGCTCCTCCTTCCGCCATTGCCAGCTGGATGTGGGGCGTGAGATGAAGCTGCTGACAGAGCTTAATTTCCTGCGAG TGCCCGAGGCTCCGGTCATCGACACCCAGCGCACCTTTGCCTACGACCAGATCTTCCTCTGCTGGCGGCTGCCCCCCCACTCACCGCCTGCCTGGCACTACACCATTGAGTTCCGGCGCACCGACGTGCCGGCCCAGCCAGGCCCCACCCGCTGGCAGCGGcgggaggaggtgagggggacCAGCGCCCTGCTGGAGAACCCCGACACGGGCTCTGTGTATGTGCTGCGTGTCCGCGGCTGCAATAAGGCCGGCTACGGCGAGTACAGTGAGGACGTGCACCTGCACACGCCGCCCGCGCCCG tcCTGCACTTCTTCCTGGATGGCCGCTGGGGCACAAGCCGTGAGCGGCTGGCCATCAGCAAGGACCAGCGAGCGGTGAGGAGTGTCCCAGGGCTgcccctgctgctggctgccgagCGGCTGCTGACGGGCTGCCACCTGAGCGTGGACGTGGTCCTGGGCGATGTGGCTGTGACCCAGGGCCGCAGCTACTGGGCCTGCGCCGTGGACCCAGCCTCCTACTTGGTCAAG GTACGACCCGGACAGTGGACACGACAGCGGTGCCGAGGACGCCACCGTGGAGGCGTCGCCGCCCTTCGCTTTCCTGACCATCGGCATGGGCAAGAtcctgctgggggctggggccagCTCGAACGCGGGGCTGACCGGGAGGGACGGCCCGGCGGCCAGCTGCACGGTGCCCCTGCCGCCCCGCCTGGGCATCTGCCTGGACTACGAGAGGGGTCGTGTTTCCTTCCTGGATGCCGTGTCCTTCCGAGGGCTCCTGGAGTGCCCCCTGGACTGCTCGGGCCCTGTGTGCCCTGCCTTTTGCTTCATCGGGGGTGGCGCAGTACAGCTACAGGAGCCCGTGGGCACCAAGCCCGAGAGGAAGGTCACCATTGGGGGCTTCGCCAAGCTGGACTGACCCTCCCGGGCCTCTGCGGGGCCTCCGGAAGCTGGGTTCTCTCTCTGGTAGCTTCTCCCTCCAGCTCTTCCTCCCACGTGGTCCTGTCCCGTCCCCTATCTGTCTTCCCACGGCCTTTCTTGACCAAGGGACTCTCCTCTGCTCACCTCTCTGGATGTCCCCCATTCTCCCTattgcctgttaatccaggttCCTGCCCCCACCACGTCTCTGCCCCATGCGCTGCCCTTGGCATCTTGCCCGAATcatggagacagcccctgccccacccctgccctgtgcTCCCCCCCCAGGCTGGTTGGGAGGGAAGGCACCCGGAACACTGGGCTTGCTCGCCAGCTCTGCCCTCCGCCCTGCCAAGCTCCCTGCCCCATCCGTGCTGA
- the TRIM46 gene encoding tripartite motif-containing protein 46 isoform X1 yields MAEGEDMQTFTSIMDALVRISTSMKNMEKELLCPVCQEMYKQPLVLPCTHSVCQACAREVLGQQGYIGHGGDPSSEPTSPASTPSTRSPRLSRRTLPKPDRLDRLLKSGFGTYPGRKRGALHPQVIMFPCPACQGDVELGERGLAGLFRNLTLERVVERYRQSVSVGGAILCQLCKPPPLEATKGCTECRATFCNECFKLFHPWGTQKAQHEPTLPTLSFRPKGLMCPDHKEEVTHYCKTCQRLVCQLCRVRRTHSGHKITPVLSAYQALKDKLTKSLTYILGNQDTVQTQICELEETVRHTEVSGQQAKEEVSQLVRGLGAVLEEKRASLLQAIEECQQERLARLSAQIQEHRSLLDGSGLVGYAQEVLKETDQPCFVQAAKQLHNRISRATEALQTFRPAASSSFRHCQLDVGREMKLLTELNFLRVPEAPVIDTQRTFAYDQIFLCWRLPPHSPPAWHYTIEFRRTDVPAQPGPTRWQRREEVRGTSALLENPDTGSVYVLRVRGCNKAGYGEYSEDVHLHTPPAPVLHFFLDGRWGTSRERLAISKDQRAVRSVPGLPLLLAAERLLTGCHLSVDVVLGDVAVTQGRSYWACAVDPASYLVKVRPGQWTRQRCRGRHRGGVAALRFPDHRHGQDPAGGWGQLERGADREGRPGGQLHGAPAAPPGHLPGLREGSCFLPGCRVLPRAPGVPPGLLGPCVPCLLLHRGWRSTATGARGHQAREEGHHWGLRQAGLTLPGLCGASGSWVLSLVASPSSSSSHVVLSRPLSVFPRPFLTKGLSSAHLSGCPPFSLLPVNPGSCPHHVSAPCAALGILPESWRQPLPHPCPVLPPQAGWEGRHPEHWACSPALPSALPSSLPHPC; encoded by the exons ACGAGCATGAAGAACATGGAGAAGGAGCTGCTGTGCCCCGTGTGTCAAGAAATGTATAAGCAGCCGCTGGTGCTGCCGTGCACCCACAGCGTGTGCCAGGCCTGCGCCCGGGAGGTGCTGGGCCAGCAGGGCTACATAGGCCATGGTGGGGACCCCAGCTCTgagcccacttctcctgcctccaCCCCATCCACCCGAAGCCCTCGCCTCTCCCGCAGAACTCTCCCCAAACCAGACCGCTTGGACCGGCTGCTTAAGTCAG GCTTTGGGACATACCCCGGGCGGAAGCGAGGTGCTCTGCACCCCCAGGTGATCATGTTCCCGTGCCCAGCCTGCCAGGGTGATGTGGAGCTGGGGGAgcggggcttggcagggcttttccGGAACCTGACCCTGGAGCGTGTGGTGGAGCGGTACCGCCAGAGTGTGAGTGTGGGCGGCGCCATCCTGTGCCAGCTATGCAAGCCCCCGCCACTAGAGGCCACCAAGGGCTGTACCGAGTGCCGCGCCACCTTCTGCAATGAGTGCTTCAAGCTCTTCCATCCCTGGGGCACCCAGAAGGCCCAGCATGAACCCACCctgcccaccctctcctttcgCCCCAAG GGACTAATGTGTCCAGATCACAAAGAAGAGGTGACCCATTACTGCAAGACGTGCCAACGACTGGTGTGCCAGCTCTGCCGCGTGCGGCGCACCCACAGCGGCCACAAAATCACACCCGTGCTCAGTGCCTACCAGGCCCTCAAG GACAAGCTGACAAAGAGCCTGACATACATCCTGGGGAACCAGGACACAGTGCAGACCCAGATCTGTGAGCTGGAGGAGACCGTGAGGCACACGGAG GTGAGTGGTCAGCAGGCCAAGGAGGAGGTGTCCCAGCTGGTgcgggggctgggggctgtgCTGGAGGAGAAGCGGGCGTCACTGCTTCAAGCCATTGAGGAGTGTCAGCAGGAACGGCTGGCCCGTCTCAGCGCCCAGATCCAGGAGCACCGGAGCCTGCTGGATGGCTCAGGTCTGGTGGGCTACGCTCAGGAGGTTCTTAAGGAAACAGACCAGCCTTGCTTTGTGCAAGCAGCCAAACAACTGCACAACAG GATTTCCCGAGCCACAGAGGCCCTCCAGACATTCCGGCCAGCTGCCAGCTCCTCCTTCCGCCATTGCCAGCTGGATGTGGGGCGTGAGATGAAGCTGCTGACAGAGCTTAATTTCCTGCGAG TGCCCGAGGCTCCGGTCATCGACACCCAGCGCACCTTTGCCTACGACCAGATCTTCCTCTGCTGGCGGCTGCCCCCCCACTCACCGCCTGCCTGGCACTACACCATTGAGTTCCGGCGCACCGACGTGCCGGCCCAGCCAGGCCCCACCCGCTGGCAGCGGcgggaggaggtgagggggacCAGCGCCCTGCTGGAGAACCCCGACACGGGCTCTGTGTATGTGCTGCGTGTCCGCGGCTGCAATAAGGCCGGCTACGGCGAGTACAGTGAGGACGTGCACCTGCACACGCCGCCCGCGCCCG tcCTGCACTTCTTCCTGGATGGCCGCTGGGGCACAAGCCGTGAGCGGCTGGCCATCAGCAAGGACCAGCGAGCGGTGAGGAGTGTCCCAGGGCTgcccctgctgctggctgccgagCGGCTGCTGACGGGCTGCCACCTGAGCGTGGACGTGGTCCTGGGCGATGTGGCTGTGACCCAGGGCCGCAGCTACTGGGCCTGCGCCGTGGACCCAGCCTCCTACTTGGTCAAG GTACGACCCGGACAGTGGACACGACAGCGGTGCCGAGGACGCCACCGTGGAGGCGTCGCCGCCCTTCGCTTTCCTGACCATCGGCATGGGCAAGAtcctgctgggggctggggccagCTCGAACGCGGGGCTGACCGGGAGGGACGGCCCGGCGGCCAGCTGCACGGTGCCCCTGCCGCCCCGCCTGGGCATCTGCCTGGACTACGAGAGGGGTCGTGTTTCCTTCCTGGATGCCGTGTCCTTCCGAGGGCTCCTGGAGTGCCCCCTGGACTGCTCGGGCCCTGTGTGCCCTGCCTTTTGCTTCATCGGGGGTGGCGCAGTACAGCTACAGGAGCCCGTGGGCACCAAGCCCGAGAGGAAGGTCACCATTGGGGGCTTCGCCAAGCTGGACTGACCCTCCCGGGCCTCTGCGGGGCCTCCGGAAGCTGGGTTCTCTCTCTGGTAGCTTCTCCCTCCAGCTCTTCCTCCCACGTGGTCCTGTCCCGTCCCCTATCTGTCTTCCCACGGCCTTTCTTGACCAAGGGACTCTCCTCTGCTCACCTCTCTGGATGTCCCCCATTCTCCCTattgcctgttaatccaggttCCTGCCCCCACCACGTCTCTGCCCCATGCGCTGCCCTTGGCATCTTGCCCGAATcatggagacagcccctgccccacccctgccctgtgcTCCCCCCCCAGGCTGGTTGGGAGGGAAGGCACCCGGAACACTGGGCTTGCTCGCCAGCTCTGCCCTCCGCCCTGCCAAGCTCCCTGCCCCATCCGTGCTGA
- the TRIM46 gene encoding tripartite motif-containing protein 46 isoform X4, with protein sequence MKNMEKELLCPVCQEMYKQPLVLPCTHSVCQACAREVLGQQGYIGHGGDPSSEPTSPASTPSTRSPRLSRRTLPKPDRLDRLLKSGFGTYPGRKRGALHPQVIMFPCPACQGDVELGERGLAGLFRNLTLERVVERYRQSVSVGGAILCQLCKPPPLEATKGCTECRATFCNECFKLFHPWGTQKAQHEPTLPTLSFRPKGLMCPDHKEEVTHYCKTCQRLVCQLCRVRRTHSGHKITPVLSAYQALKDKLTKSLTYILGNQDTVQTQICELEETVRHTEVSGQQAKEEVSQLVRGLGAVLEEKRASLLQAIEECQQERLARLSAQIQEHRSLLDGSGLVGYAQEVLKETDQPCFVQAAKQLHNRISRATEALQTFRPAASSSFRHCQLDVGREMKLLTELNFLRVPEAPVIDTQRTFAYDQIFLCWRLPPHSPPAWHYTIEFRRTDVPAQPGPTRWQRREEVRGTSALLENPDTGSVYVLRVRGCNKAGYGEYSEDVHLHTPPAPVLHFFLDGRWGTSRERLAISKDQRAVRSVPGLPLLLAAERLLTGCHLSVDVVLGDVAVTQGRSYWACAVDPASYLVKVRPGQWTRQRCRGRHRGGVAALRFPDHRHGQDPAGGWGQLERGADREGRPGGQLHGAPAAPPGHLPGLREGSCFLPGCRVLPRAPGVPPGLLGPCVPCLLLHRGWRSTATGARGHQAREEGHHWGLRQAGLTLPGLCGASGSWVLSLVASPSSSSSHVVLSRPLSVFPRPFLTKGLSSAHLSGCPPFSLLPVNPGSCPHHVSAPCAALGILPESWRQPLPHPCPVLPPQAGWEGRHPEHWACSPALPSALPSSLPHPC encoded by the exons ATGAAGAACATGGAGAAGGAGCTGCTGTGCCCCGTGTGTCAAGAAATGTATAAGCAGCCGCTGGTGCTGCCGTGCACCCACAGCGTGTGCCAGGCCTGCGCCCGGGAGGTGCTGGGCCAGCAGGGCTACATAGGCCATGGTGGGGACCCCAGCTCTgagcccacttctcctgcctccaCCCCATCCACCCGAAGCCCTCGCCTCTCCCGCAGAACTCTCCCCAAACCAGACCGCTTGGACCGGCTGCTTAAGTCAG GCTTTGGGACATACCCCGGGCGGAAGCGAGGTGCTCTGCACCCCCAGGTGATCATGTTCCCGTGCCCAGCCTGCCAGGGTGATGTGGAGCTGGGGGAgcggggcttggcagggcttttccGGAACCTGACCCTGGAGCGTGTGGTGGAGCGGTACCGCCAGAGTGTGAGTGTGGGCGGCGCCATCCTGTGCCAGCTATGCAAGCCCCCGCCACTAGAGGCCACCAAGGGCTGTACCGAGTGCCGCGCCACCTTCTGCAATGAGTGCTTCAAGCTCTTCCATCCCTGGGGCACCCAGAAGGCCCAGCATGAACCCACCctgcccaccctctcctttcgCCCCAAG GGACTAATGTGTCCAGATCACAAAGAAGAGGTGACCCATTACTGCAAGACGTGCCAACGACTGGTGTGCCAGCTCTGCCGCGTGCGGCGCACCCACAGCGGCCACAAAATCACACCCGTGCTCAGTGCCTACCAGGCCCTCAAG GACAAGCTGACAAAGAGCCTGACATACATCCTGGGGAACCAGGACACAGTGCAGACCCAGATCTGTGAGCTGGAGGAGACCGTGAGGCACACGGAG GTGAGTGGTCAGCAGGCCAAGGAGGAGGTGTCCCAGCTGGTgcgggggctgggggctgtgCTGGAGGAGAAGCGGGCGTCACTGCTTCAAGCCATTGAGGAGTGTCAGCAGGAACGGCTGGCCCGTCTCAGCGCCCAGATCCAGGAGCACCGGAGCCTGCTGGATGGCTCAGGTCTGGTGGGCTACGCTCAGGAGGTTCTTAAGGAAACAGACCAGCCTTGCTTTGTGCAAGCAGCCAAACAACTGCACAACAG GATTTCCCGAGCCACAGAGGCCCTCCAGACATTCCGGCCAGCTGCCAGCTCCTCCTTCCGCCATTGCCAGCTGGATGTGGGGCGTGAGATGAAGCTGCTGACAGAGCTTAATTTCCTGCGAG TGCCCGAGGCTCCGGTCATCGACACCCAGCGCACCTTTGCCTACGACCAGATCTTCCTCTGCTGGCGGCTGCCCCCCCACTCACCGCCTGCCTGGCACTACACCATTGAGTTCCGGCGCACCGACGTGCCGGCCCAGCCAGGCCCCACCCGCTGGCAGCGGcgggaggaggtgagggggacCAGCGCCCTGCTGGAGAACCCCGACACGGGCTCTGTGTATGTGCTGCGTGTCCGCGGCTGCAATAAGGCCGGCTACGGCGAGTACAGTGAGGACGTGCACCTGCACACGCCGCCCGCGCCCG tcCTGCACTTCTTCCTGGATGGCCGCTGGGGCACAAGCCGTGAGCGGCTGGCCATCAGCAAGGACCAGCGAGCGGTGAGGAGTGTCCCAGGGCTgcccctgctgctggctgccgagCGGCTGCTGACGGGCTGCCACCTGAGCGTGGACGTGGTCCTGGGCGATGTGGCTGTGACCCAGGGCCGCAGCTACTGGGCCTGCGCCGTGGACCCAGCCTCCTACTTGGTCAAG GTACGACCCGGACAGTGGACACGACAGCGGTGCCGAGGACGCCACCGTGGAGGCGTCGCCGCCCTTCGCTTTCCTGACCATCGGCATGGGCAAGAtcctgctgggggctggggccagCTCGAACGCGGGGCTGACCGGGAGGGACGGCCCGGCGGCCAGCTGCACGGTGCCCCTGCCGCCCCGCCTGGGCATCTGCCTGGACTACGAGAGGGGTCGTGTTTCCTTCCTGGATGCCGTGTCCTTCCGAGGGCTCCTGGAGTGCCCCCTGGACTGCTCGGGCCCTGTGTGCCCTGCCTTTTGCTTCATCGGGGGTGGCGCAGTACAGCTACAGGAGCCCGTGGGCACCAAGCCCGAGAGGAAGGTCACCATTGGGGGCTTCGCCAAGCTGGACTGACCCTCCCGGGCCTCTGCGGGGCCTCCGGAAGCTGGGTTCTCTCTCTGGTAGCTTCTCCCTCCAGCTCTTCCTCCCACGTGGTCCTGTCCCGTCCCCTATCTGTCTTCCCACGGCCTTTCTTGACCAAGGGACTCTCCTCTGCTCACCTCTCTGGATGTCCCCCATTCTCCCTattgcctgttaatccaggttCCTGCCCCCACCACGTCTCTGCCCCATGCGCTGCCCTTGGCATCTTGCCCGAATcatggagacagcccctgccccacccctgccctgtgcTCCCCCCCCAGGCTGGTTGGGAGGGAAGGCACCCGGAACACTGGGCTTGCTCGCCAGCTCTGCCCTCCGCCCTGCCAAGCTCCCTGCCCCATCCGTGCTGA
- the TRIM46 gene encoding tripartite motif-containing protein 46 isoform X2: MATRARLSQGRCQPCSPPPLPSPSLPVPPSFVSAAPLTGMAAKRGTKTSMKNMEKELLCPVCQEMYKQPLVLPCTHSVCQACAREVLGQQGYIGHGGDPSSEPTSPASTPSTRSPRLSRRTLPKPDRLDRLLKSGFGTYPGRKRGALHPQVIMFPCPACQGDVELGERGLAGLFRNLTLERVVERYRQSVSVGGAILCQLCKPPPLEATKGCTECRATFCNECFKLFHPWGTQKAQHEPTLPTLSFRPKGLMCPDHKEEVTHYCKTCQRLVCQLCRVRRTHSGHKITPVLSAYQALKDKLTKSLTYILGNQDTVQTQICELEETVRHTEVSGQQAKEEVSQLVRGLGAVLEEKRASLLQAIEECQQERLARLSAQIQEHRSLLDGSGLVGYAQEVLKETDQPCFVQAAKQLHNRISRATEALQTFRPAASSSFRHCQLDVGREMKLLTELNFLRVPEAPVIDTQRTFAYDQIFLCWRLPPHSPPAWHYTIEFRRTDVPAQPGPTRWQRREEVRGTSALLENPDTGSVYVLRVRGCNKAGYGEYSEDVHLHTPPAPVLHFFLDGRWGTSRERLAISKDQRAVRSVPGLPLLLAAERLLTGCHLSVDVVLGDVAVTQGRSYWACAVDPASYLVKVRPGQWTRQRCRGRHRGGVAALRFPDHRHGQDPAGGWGQLERGADREGRPGGQLHGAPAAPPGHLPGLREGSCFLPGCRVLPRAPGVPPGLLGPCVPCLLLHRGWRSTATGARGHQAREEGHHWGLRQAGLTLPGLCGASGSWVLSLVASPSSSSSHVVLSRPLSVFPRPFLTKGLSSAHLSGCPPFSLLPVNPGSCPHHVSAPCAALGILPESWRQPLPHPCPVLPPQAGWEGRHPEHWACSPALPSALPSSLPHPC, translated from the exons ACGAGCATGAAGAACATGGAGAAGGAGCTGCTGTGCCCCGTGTGTCAAGAAATGTATAAGCAGCCGCTGGTGCTGCCGTGCACCCACAGCGTGTGCCAGGCCTGCGCCCGGGAGGTGCTGGGCCAGCAGGGCTACATAGGCCATGGTGGGGACCCCAGCTCTgagcccacttctcctgcctccaCCCCATCCACCCGAAGCCCTCGCCTCTCCCGCAGAACTCTCCCCAAACCAGACCGCTTGGACCGGCTGCTTAAGTCAG GCTTTGGGACATACCCCGGGCGGAAGCGAGGTGCTCTGCACCCCCAGGTGATCATGTTCCCGTGCCCAGCCTGCCAGGGTGATGTGGAGCTGGGGGAgcggggcttggcagggcttttccGGAACCTGACCCTGGAGCGTGTGGTGGAGCGGTACCGCCAGAGTGTGAGTGTGGGCGGCGCCATCCTGTGCCAGCTATGCAAGCCCCCGCCACTAGAGGCCACCAAGGGCTGTACCGAGTGCCGCGCCACCTTCTGCAATGAGTGCTTCAAGCTCTTCCATCCCTGGGGCACCCAGAAGGCCCAGCATGAACCCACCctgcccaccctctcctttcgCCCCAAG GGACTAATGTGTCCAGATCACAAAGAAGAGGTGACCCATTACTGCAAGACGTGCCAACGACTGGTGTGCCAGCTCTGCCGCGTGCGGCGCACCCACAGCGGCCACAAAATCACACCCGTGCTCAGTGCCTACCAGGCCCTCAAG GACAAGCTGACAAAGAGCCTGACATACATCCTGGGGAACCAGGACACAGTGCAGACCCAGATCTGTGAGCTGGAGGAGACCGTGAGGCACACGGAG GTGAGTGGTCAGCAGGCCAAGGAGGAGGTGTCCCAGCTGGTgcgggggctgggggctgtgCTGGAGGAGAAGCGGGCGTCACTGCTTCAAGCCATTGAGGAGTGTCAGCAGGAACGGCTGGCCCGTCTCAGCGCCCAGATCCAGGAGCACCGGAGCCTGCTGGATGGCTCAGGTCTGGTGGGCTACGCTCAGGAGGTTCTTAAGGAAACAGACCAGCCTTGCTTTGTGCAAGCAGCCAAACAACTGCACAACAG GATTTCCCGAGCCACAGAGGCCCTCCAGACATTCCGGCCAGCTGCCAGCTCCTCCTTCCGCCATTGCCAGCTGGATGTGGGGCGTGAGATGAAGCTGCTGACAGAGCTTAATTTCCTGCGAG TGCCCGAGGCTCCGGTCATCGACACCCAGCGCACCTTTGCCTACGACCAGATCTTCCTCTGCTGGCGGCTGCCCCCCCACTCACCGCCTGCCTGGCACTACACCATTGAGTTCCGGCGCACCGACGTGCCGGCCCAGCCAGGCCCCACCCGCTGGCAGCGGcgggaggaggtgagggggacCAGCGCCCTGCTGGAGAACCCCGACACGGGCTCTGTGTATGTGCTGCGTGTCCGCGGCTGCAATAAGGCCGGCTACGGCGAGTACAGTGAGGACGTGCACCTGCACACGCCGCCCGCGCCCG tcCTGCACTTCTTCCTGGATGGCCGCTGGGGCACAAGCCGTGAGCGGCTGGCCATCAGCAAGGACCAGCGAGCGGTGAGGAGTGTCCCAGGGCTgcccctgctgctggctgccgagCGGCTGCTGACGGGCTGCCACCTGAGCGTGGACGTGGTCCTGGGCGATGTGGCTGTGACCCAGGGCCGCAGCTACTGGGCCTGCGCCGTGGACCCAGCCTCCTACTTGGTCAAG GTACGACCCGGACAGTGGACACGACAGCGGTGCCGAGGACGCCACCGTGGAGGCGTCGCCGCCCTTCGCTTTCCTGACCATCGGCATGGGCAAGAtcctgctgggggctggggccagCTCGAACGCGGGGCTGACCGGGAGGGACGGCCCGGCGGCCAGCTGCACGGTGCCCCTGCCGCCCCGCCTGGGCATCTGCCTGGACTACGAGAGGGGTCGTGTTTCCTTCCTGGATGCCGTGTCCTTCCGAGGGCTCCTGGAGTGCCCCCTGGACTGCTCGGGCCCTGTGTGCCCTGCCTTTTGCTTCATCGGGGGTGGCGCAGTACAGCTACAGGAGCCCGTGGGCACCAAGCCCGAGAGGAAGGTCACCATTGGGGGCTTCGCCAAGCTGGACTGACCCTCCCGGGCCTCTGCGGGGCCTCCGGAAGCTGGGTTCTCTCTCTGGTAGCTTCTCCCTCCAGCTCTTCCTCCCACGTGGTCCTGTCCCGTCCCCTATCTGTCTTCCCACGGCCTTTCTTGACCAAGGGACTCTCCTCTGCTCACCTCTCTGGATGTCCCCCATTCTCCCTattgcctgttaatccaggttCCTGCCCCCACCACGTCTCTGCCCCATGCGCTGCCCTTGGCATCTTGCCCGAATcatggagacagcccctgccccacccctgccctgtgcTCCCCCCCCAGGCTGGTTGGGAGGGAAGGCACCCGGAACACTGGGCTTGCTCGCCAGCTCTGCCCTCCGCCCTGCCAAGCTCCCTGCCCCATCCGTGCTGA